In Vanacampus margaritifer isolate UIUO_Vmar chromosome 18, RoL_Vmar_1.0, whole genome shotgun sequence, a genomic segment contains:
- the anks3 gene encoding ankyrin repeat and SAM domain-containing protein 3 — translation MSELSDEASESEQLGVSLSLWLGESLVSAEELDVPLDLHTACSIGQYDVVAECIKRREVDLNGKNVGGWTPLMYASYIGHDNIANLLLEAAVNVNAATAKGQTPLMLAASCGNESIAYFLLQQGAELEVKDCRGWTALFHCTSTGHQQMVKFLLDNNADANVREPGSGFTPLMEAAASGHEIIVQYLLDHKVKADERNAKGETARALAMLYGYTKIASLIDSRSPRNKTGPFEDLSSSEDSDSAPPRPRASRSRAKGVSIHDGPQAIAKFRVGSAGRTGGPIDPRAATFGGQSDGIRYRDVTSPINELDGQSNSNSSRDESPFLDNDMPTMRSSSSSSEGLPHVIGWEGSVESNEDSDQCKKSSSRRVTKAHHSKGKSRHGGNGACSHVVASYSGPKDLAEFLEQLGFSKYLPLLEEQDIDLRIFLTLTENDLKEIGITLFGPKRKMTSAIARWHSSARPPSDALEQSYADQLEAEMQEMAIQLHKRCEEAEGLQSQVSQEKELRTVMEGCLIEDKMAWRRVHGELVENHRLTQDMNATLAKARAGRSELLALLNGLQSKSDAASGFPTHASELVKELNLHDEELANTLQTVLQSLRRLSAPEKVADSWERP, via the exons ATGTCGGAGCTAAGCGACGAGGCTAGTGAGTCCGAGCAACTGGGCGTCAGTCTCTCCCTGTGGCTGGGAGAGTCCCTGGTGAGCGCCGAGGAGCTGGACGTCCCTCTGGACTTGCACACCGCCTGCTCCATCGGACAGTACGACGTGGTGGCGGAATGCATCAAAAG GCGCGAGGTGGACCTGAACGGGAAGAACGTGGGAGGATGGACGCCCCTGATGTACGCGTCGTACATCGGCCACGACAACATCGCCAACCTGCTGCTGGAGGCTGCCGTGAACGTCAACGCCGCCACTGCCAAAGGGCAGACACCTCTGATGCTGGCTGCCAGCTGTGGGAATGAAAGCATCGCCTACTTTCTGCTCCAA CAAGGTGCTGAGTTGGAGGTGAAAGACTGTCGGGGCTGGACTGCTTTGTTCCATTGTACGAGCACGGGTCACCAGCAGATGGTGAAATTTCTGCTTGATAATAACGCAGATGCCAATGTCAG AGAGCCTGGGTCCGGATTTACTCCACTGATGGAGGCTGCCGCCTCTGGACACGAAATCATCGTTCAGTACCTGCTCGATCAC AAGGTGAAAGCAGACGAGCGCAACGCCAAAGGAGAGACGGCCCGAGCCCTCGCCATGTTGTACGGTTACACCAAAATCGCCAGCCTCATTGACTCGCGCTCTCCGAGGAACAAAACCG GCCCCTTTGAAGACCTCAGCTCCTCCGAGGATTCCGACAGCGCCCCGCCGAGGCCGCGAGCCAGCCGCAGCCGAGCCAAAGGCGTCAGCATCCACGACGGGCCGCAGGCCATCGCCAAGTTCCGAGTTGGAAGCGCCGGCCGGACCGGAGGACCGATCG ACCCTCGCGCCGCGACGTTCGGCGGACAGAGCGACGGCATCCGCTATCGCGACGTGACCTCGCCCATCAACGAGCTGGACGGGCAgagcaacagcaacagcagcagag ACGAGAGTCCGTTCTTGGACAACGACATGCCCACCATGAGGagcagcagtagcagcagcGAAGGTTTGCCTCACGTGATCGGCTGGGAAGGTTCCGTGGAGAGCAACGAG GACTCGGACCAGTGCAAAAAGAGCAGCTCGCGCCGCGTGACCAAGGCTCATCACTCCAAAGGAAAAAGTCGCCACGGCGGCAACGGCGCGTGCTCGCATGTCGTCGCATCCTACAGCGGTCCAAAG gATCTGGCCGAATTCCTGGAACAACTCGGCTTCTCAAAGTACCTTCCTTTACTTGAAGAGCAAGACATCGATCTACGTATTTTTCTCACCCTGACAGAGAATGACCTGAAGGAGATTGGCATCAC GTTATTTGGGCCGAAGCGCAAGATGACGTCAGCTATCGCGAGGTGGCACAGCAGCGCTCGACCTCCCAGTGACGCGCTGGAGCAGTCTTACGCTGACCAGCTGGAGGCCGAGATGCAGGAGATGGCCATTCAGCTGCACAAG CGCTGCGAAGAAGCGGAGGGCCTGCAGAGTCAGGTGTCGCAAGAGAAGGAGCTGCGCACGGTGATGGAGGGATGCCTGATAGAGGACAAGATGGCGTGGAGGAGGGTGCACGGCGAGCTGGTGGAGAACCACCGGCTGACCCAGGACATGAACGCCACCTTGGCCAAGGCCCGAGCGGGTCGCTCGGAACTGCTCGCCTTGTTAAATGGCCTTCAGAGCAAAAGTGACGCGG CTTCCGGCTTTCCCACACACGCATCCGAGCTTGTGAAGGAACTCAACTTGCACGATGAAGAACTGG CGAACACCTTACAAACTGTGCTTCAGAGTCTGAGGCGACTTAGCGCGCCTGAAAAAGTGGCCGACAGTTGGGAAAGGCCTTAA